TATCAGAAAAATCAAGCATGAATCTAAACTTCTCCATTTGTTCATCAGGAATTACTGTAGGAGAGTGCTCACCACGTAAAACAAGATATCTGATAACCGATGGCTGAGTTATAACAATACGCTGTTCTTCAGTGTCTACACGAACAAAAATCATCATAGGAATAAGTACCTTCTCAATTTTTTTCTTACGATCGCTCCATTGTCTTATCTCTGTTTGAACAGGCAGAAAATTCTCAATCCCCAGGGCAGATAATCTACTTCTTACCTTTTTTTCATGATGCATATTAACGTAAACAGCGAGCCATCTCTTTTTTGTCATGTTTGATTAATTTCTTTTTAGTTAGCTGCAAATATAAGGAAAAATTAATATCAGCTGTACGTTAATAATTGGTCATACTTTTAAAACTGTTAACTTTATGAAAATTACTAATTATCCTTCATTTTTTACATTAAATTTGTAGATAATATTATATATAGATACTTGATTTAATGAACAAAATATTTATTTTGCTCATTCTGTTGTTATTAAGTTCGGTTGTTGTAATCCCCTCCGAAATACCTGCTACGGAAGTGAGAGCTGTTTGGTTAACTACTAATTATGGACTTGATTGGCCTACAAACAGTAAAAGTCAGGAAGATCAAAAAAAAGAACTTATTTCGATACTTGATTCATTGAAGAAATATAACTTCAACACAGTAATGTTTCAAGTTCGTGCACGTGGCGAAGTCTTTTATAAATCAGTTATTGAACCGATGTCGTCATTGATAGCAGCCGGAGACAAAGGAGAACATGATTTTGATCCGCTTGCATTTGCCGTTGAAGAGGCTCACAAAAGAGGCTTAGAATGTCACGCATGGATAGTGACATACCCATTAGGGGGAGACAGACATGTTAGAAGTTTAGGCTCTAAATCAGTTACAAAGAAAAACCCAACTATAACTAAAAAATTCAAAGGTGAATGGTTTCTTGACCCAGGCAATCCAAGAACAGATGATTATCTTATATCTATCGTAGAGGAGATAGTAAATAATTATGATGTTGATGGGATTCATTTCGACTATATACGATATCCAGATAATAGAGGCCAGTTTCCAGATGATGGTCTTTATAGAATTTATGGGAAAGGCTTATCCAGGGCTGACTGGAGAAGAGATAATATTACTCGTTTCATAACTAAAGTATACGATTTTGTTAAGAAACAAAAACCATGGGTACAGGTGAGCAGCTCTCCTTTGGGTCGCTATAGAACTATAAATGATAGAGGCAGAGGATGGACAGCATTTGAGACCGTTTTTCAGGATGCAGGAAAGTGGATGAAACTAGGTAAACATGATGCGTTATATCCTATGATGTATTATAAAGATGAATTGTTTTACCCATATCTTGACGATTGGAAGATAAATAGTAATGAAAGAATTTTAGTACCCGGATTAGGGGCATATCAGATTATAGAATTAGGATGGAGTTCCAATGATATATTAGATCAGGTAGAATATGCCAGAAAAAACCGGGTTGATGGGCAAGCTTTCTTTAGAACACAAAATATTCTCTCCAATAGTAAAGGAATTTTAGATAGTCTGAATAAGTTATACGAACATCCGGCAAAGTTACCTCCGATGAAATGGTTATCAGATTCAATCCCAAACAGACCAAATGATTTACGTGCTGAAAAAATAACAAAGGACACTTTAGAGTTAAAATGGGAAGAAATTGAAGGTGAGAGAGTAACATATAATGTATACAGGAGTGTAAGTGATGATTTAAGCATAGATAGAGCAGAAAATATAATTGCTACAGGTTTAAAAGATAATGTACTTTATATTCCAGTACTGAATGATGAAAAAGCTTATTATTACTATGTAACAACATCTGACTCCTTTCACAATGAGAGTGATGTAAGTATTCCTGCATTCTTTTATCATTCAGAAACAATAAAGTAGGATTAAATATTGATAGCATAACAAACCATTCAGAAGTAAAAATAAAATGATGGTCGAAACATAGAATAATTGAAAAAATAGAATAATTTTGTAATTATGGATGCCAATTTGAAATTGAGGAAACAGGTTAAAAATGAGTTTATGGAGTATCTAACTTTGCATAAGCATCGTAAAACTCCAGAACGATTCGCAATATTGGATCATATATATTCTACCAAAGGGCATTTTGACATGGATACACTTTATAAATCTATGATTGAAGTGAATTTCAGAGTTAGTCGTGCTACTTTATATAATACAATTGATCTATTATTGGACTGTGGACTGGTAATAAAACATCAATTTGGCGGTAATATTTCGAACTACGAAAGAGCATATGGGAATGAAAACCACAATCATCTGATTTGTACAATTTGTGGTGAGGTCTGGGAAATGAAAAACGATGATATTCTCACTCCTGCTCAACTTAAAAAAATAAGAAAATTCAATGTAAGTTATTATAGTATGTATATTTATGGAGTATGTAGCAAATGCAGTCACGCTAAAAAAATGCAACTAAGAAAACTTACACGTTCAGTAAAAGATAAAACTAAAGATAAATAGTAATTTAATAGAAAGTGGTTGACTAGTGCATCCAAAAAAAAAGATTTAAAATGAAGGTCGATGTTATATTAGGACTCCAGTGGGGAGATGAAGGCAAAGGAAAGATTGTTGATGTTCTGACACCAAATTATGGAATTGTGGCACGCTTTCAAGGTGGTCCAAATGCCGGACATACATTGGAATTTGAGGGGCAAAAATATATTCTGAAATCAATCCCTTCAGGTATTTTTCAAGAAGGTAAATTGAACATTATTGGTAATGGTGTTGTGATTGATCCAGCTCTATTTAAACAGGAGGTTGAAGCTCTTGAAAAAAGTGGTCATAAATTGACAGACAGACTATACATTTCAAAAAAAGCACATTTAATTTTGCCTACACATAGACTGCTTGATGCTGCATCTGAAACAGCTATGGGAGAAGAAAAGATAGGTACAACCGGAAGAGGCATTGGTCCTGCATATACAGACAAAATAGGACGCCACGGGCTAAGAGTTGGAGATATTTTGAATAACTTTAAAGTGAAATATCAGAAAGCAGTGGAACGTCATAAAAAAGAACTCGATAATTATAATATTGAATATGACCTTAATTCTTTAGAGGCTGATTGGTTCGCTGGCATTGAAAAAATGAAAGAATATAAGTTTATTGACAGCGAGCAGTTTATTAATGATTATCTTAATGAAGGTGGTTCCGTTTTAGCTGAAGGAGCACAAGGATCATTACTCGATATAGATTTCGGGTCATATCCATTTGTAACATCCTCAAACACTGTATGTGCAGGAGCATGTACTGGTTTAGGAATTGCACCACGTCGTATTGGTGATGTTTTCGGAATATTTAAAGCATATTGCACAAGGGTAGGTAGTGGTCCATTCCCTACTGAACTCTTTGATGAAGATGGGCAGAAATTACGTGATAATGGCAATGAATATGGATCCGTTACTGGACGTCCACGTCGTTGCGGCTGGATTGACTTGGTATCATTGAGATATACTATAATGCTTAATGGCGTTACTAAACTTGTTATGATGAAAAGTGACGTACTTGATAGTTTTGAGACAATTAAAGCATGTGTAGCTTACAAAATTAATGGAGTAGAAACTGAAAATCTTCCATACGATATCTCGGGAGATATAGAGCCAGTATATATAGAATTGCCCGGTTGGCAAACAGATATGTCAAAAATGCAGTCTGAAAACGAATTTCCGGAAGAATTCAATAATTATATTACGTTTTTAGAGTCAGAGTTGGAAGTTCCAATATCAATTGTTTCTTTAGGTCCAGATAGAGCACAAACAATAGTAAGATAAATATAATTTTTAGTACTGGTATGGTTTTTGCCGTTATATCATGAACTATTATAGCAACAAACTGTTAAACAGATTTACAAACTAACTTATATGGCATTAATTTGGATTATATTTATTGGTATAGCTCTTTTAGGTTGGATAGTACAAGCCCGTCTTCAAAATAGGTTTAAGAGATATTCTAAAATACCTCTCAGAAACGGAATGACAGGTAGAGAAGTAGCTGAGAAGATGCTACATGATAATGGAATATATGATGTGCAGGTAATTTCTACTAAAGGTGCGCTAACTGATCACTACAACCCACTAAAAAAGACAATAAATCTTAGTGAGCCTGTTTATGATAGCTATAGTGTAGCAGCTGCTGCAGTCGCAGCACACGAAACTGGACATGCTTTACAGCATGCTTTGGGATACGCTCCCTTAAAAATGCGTTCTGCTTTAGTACCTATAATATCTTCCACCTCAAAATGGGTAATGTGGGTTCTATTATTAGGTATAATTCTAGTAGAGACATTTCCATTACTACTATGGTTTGGTATTGTAATCTTTGGGCTATCAACACTTTTTAGTTTTATTACACTCCCTGTTGAAAAAAATGCAACAAATAGAGCATTGAGTTGGCTGAGTAGTGCTGGCATTACAGATGTAAGCAATCACTCCCAGGCTGAGGATGCTTTACGCTGGGCTGGTTATACTTACGTTGTTGCAGCGCTTAGTTCACTTGCTACATTACTATATTATATAATGATAGCAATGAGTGGCAACAGAAGATGATACTGATAGTTTATTACATATAGTAAAGACGGCAACAAATGCCGTCTTTTTTTGTTTAAATATATCTTACGATCATAATTAGTTCTAATCTTATGAAAACTGTTTTAATTACCGGTGGTTCAGGTATGATAGGAAGTAGGTTGTCAAAACTACTACTAGATAAGGGTTATAAAGTAATATGGCTAAGTAGAGAGCGTTTTGTCAAAGCTCAAATTCCACGATATAGATGGGATTACCGTAAAGGTGAAATTGACTCAGATGCTTTAGAACAAGCAGATATAATTATTCACCTTGCAGGTTCAAATTTAGGTGAAGGTGTCTGGACCAGAAAAAAGAAGCAAAAAATTGTAGAAAGTCGTGTTCTAACTTCCAGACTTATACTTGATACATTGATTAAATTAAATAAAAAACCTGAAATTTTTATATCAGCTTCTGCTATTGGATATTATGGAATGCACACTGATGAGAAAGTGTATAATGAAGATGATTTTCCTGCTAAGAACGACTTTTTAAGTAGGACTTGCAAGAAATGGGAGGCTGCTGCTTTTAATTTCACTAAAGAACTTAACATTCGTACTGTTGTACTTCGAACATCATTTGTAATCCATAAAAATAGCCATGCTTTTAATAAACTTAAACTTCCTGTTAGGTTTGGAATAGGTTCACCATTTGGTAGTGGAAAACAGATTTTTAGTTGGATTCACTTAGAAGATTTATGCAATCTTTATATTAAATCAATTGAAGATACAAGTATGGAAGGTGTTTATAATGCTGTTTCACCAGAACATATTTCGAACGCTGAATTTATGCGCTGTTTGGCAAAAGAAATGAAGCGCCCATTCTTTTTTCCAAAAATACCATCATTTATGCTTCGATTATTCATGGGCGAAGCTTCTGGAATGATATTAGAAGGTAGTCGAATATCTTCCCGAAAAATCATAGATAAGGGTTTCATTTTTAAATTCAATACAGCTTCAGAAGCAATTAAGGAGTCATTTTAATTAACATAATAATATAAACATTCTCATTTTTGTTATGTTTAGTATTTATAGTTGAATAATTTTTTTATTACACTACAAAAATCTATTTATGCTTACTTGATTTTAATATGATTCCAATAAATGATAATGCTCCTGTAAAAATTGAAAAACGTATAGAGATTGAAGTACCATTAGAAGTTGTATGGGAAATTCTAACTGATATAAATAAATGGTCGGAATGGAATCCAAATGTGAAAAAGGCAAAATTAAAAGGAGAACTCTTATCAGGGACATCATTTGATTGGATAAGAGATGGAGCTAAAATCACTTCAACAATACATACAATTGAACCGTTTAGATTGTTTGGGTGGAGTGGTAAAGCTTTTGGATCTTATGGTATTCACAATTGGAAATTAGAAAACAAAAATGGTACTACTGAAGTAATTTCAGTGGAAAGTATGGAAGGTCTGCTTATGAATATTTTTAGGGGATTCATGAAAAATAATCTGGAAACATACATGATAAACTGGCTCAATTCCTTAAAGAGGGAAGCAGAAGATCAGTATTACAATGTATAGCTTATTATTTTATCATCCTTGTAATTGTATAGCATAAGACTTTTTGTTGATTTCTATAATATAAAGCTGATAATTAAACCCTTATAAAATGGACAAAATAATTTACCCTTGCATAATGTGCAAGAATAATGCTAAAGAAATGGCAGAGTATTATTTATCTGTGTTTACTGATATCGAGATTGCCGATGAAAATAACTGGGCAGTAGTTTTAAATATAGTTGGTCAGCGTGTAATGCTACTAAACGGTGGGGAAATGGCTCACCCAAATCCAACAATATCTCTGATGTATCTAACTACATCTGCTTTCGAAGTGCAAGATTTGTATAATAAATTAATAAAAGGAGGTAAAGACTTAATGCCATTAGATTCTTACCCCTTCAGTGAAAAATATGCATGGGTTGAGGACCGATATAATGTTTCATGGCAAATAATTACTGCAAATGAAAAAGATATAATTCAAAAGATTGTTCCAACATTAATGTTTGTCGGAGAAAACAATGGTAAAGCAGCAGAAGCAATTGATTTCTATACTTCAAAATTTCCAAACTCAGAGAAGTTAGGTGTTTTAAAATATACAGGGGATGAGGGTGAAATACCAGGGAATATACAACATGCTGAATTTAAGATGCTTGACTACTTGTTGATGATAATGGATAGTTCAAATCTTAATTCAATTAACTTCTCAGAAGGTGTTTCTCTAGTTGTTGAATGCAAAACGCAAGAGGAAATAGATAAATATTGGGATATATTCATTTCAAATGGTGGTGAGGAAGGAATGTGTGGATGGTTAAAAGATAAATTTGGCATTTGTTGGCAGATTGCTCCAAGTGTTTTGAAAGAGCTGCTAAAAAAATCTCCTGAAGTAATGAAAGAAATGATTAACATGAAAAAGCTTGATATTAGGAGACTGAGTGACTCTGTAATGTAAAGTTACATTTTAAAAAGTTCTATTAATGTGAATTTTTTTAATACAAATTAAATCGATTAGAATTATGACTAAGTTAAATCCTTATTTAAATTTTGATGGCACTTGTGAAGAGGCTTTCAATTTTTATAAAACAGTTTTTGGAGGTGAATTTACTTATTTCTCAAAAATGGGAGAAATTGAAGGAATGGAAGCATCAGAAGATGATAAAAATCTGATAATGCATGTAAGTCTACCAATTGGTAAAGATGTTTTAATGGGATCAGATGCACCTACAAATATGAAATCTCAATTCAAATCAGGTAATAATAACTACATATGTATTTCACCTGACAGTAAAGAAGAGGCTGATAGACTTTTTAAAGAACTTTCAGTAGATGGTGAAATTGAAATGCCTATGGAAGAAATGTTTTGGGGTGACTATTTTGGTAGTTTTAAAGACAAATATGGTGTATGTTGGATGATAAACTATTATAAGAGTGAGTAAAACAGCTTAATTTATATAATATACTTTTTGACCGATGTATTAAATTATCAATTTTAAACATCGGTCAATTTAACTATTAACCATACATATTTTACGATATTATTTATTCTAAAGGCAGGGTTTAAACTAGACATAATGTTTTTATGCCTGAGGATTAAAAAATGGATAATCTTTTACGGCCAAAAATTCATTGTCAAGTAGAGTCATCTCTTTTTGTGTTAAAGGCTCATTTATTATTTCTTCTATATGATCAACACAAAAAGCGAAATTGCGGAAATCGCCAGGAGGGATAATCACATCTGCTCCAGCCTTGAAGGTATACTTCAGAGCAGCTACACCCATTTCAGGATTACTCACATCTATTGGTTTACACCAAGATTTTGGGTAAGTCTCTCTTTCTGCATCATTCAGCCATTTGCGATGTATTAAACCTTTTATAGCAATTACACCCATATCTCTTTGTTTAGCATCATTTGCTACACCTGAACCCCATTTTGCAAGCATATCCATTTGCCAGTTTATAGGAAACATAACTGTATCAAAGTTATAGAGCGACATAGCACGTAGAGCTTGGGTTTGTGAATGAGCAGAGAATCCCACTTTTCTAATTCGACCGCGCTTTTTTTCTTTCTCAATCATTTCAATTACACCATTTGAATCAAAAGCTTTATCCACATCTTCAGGTGTAGTCAGACTATGCAATTGAAATTCATCAAAATAATCTGTATGAAGTAATCTTAGAGATTCTTCAAACTCTTTTTCGGCTTCTTTCTTTGTACGGATAGTTGTTTTACATGCAAGAAACAGGTCTTTCCTGTGAGGTTTTAATGAAAGACCAAGTTTCTCTTCAGCATCGCCATAAGAGGGAGCAACATCGAAATAATTAACTCCTCTGTCCAAAGCCCATGCTACATAATTATTGGATGCAGCCTGACCATCCCTACTTGATATAATTCCACCGTAAATTACAGGGAATACATTGAAACCAGTTTTACCTAATGTGCGCTTAATTTTAGGTACTGTATTTATTATACCTGAATTAAGGTCGGTTACTGTAAAAGCAGAGTTAACCTTATTTGTTGCTCCTAACGCAATTGCACCAGCTATACTGTTTTTTATGAATTGTCGTTTATCCATGTTGCTTATATTTATAGCTTTTTTTTGAAAACATCAGCAATTTATTACTATTTGTTTTAGCAATGCGGTATAATTTTCCTGAGTCAGTGACTGCATAAAGTGCTCCATCACTGCCTGATTCAACATCTCTAAAACGTTCACCCTCATCTGCAAGTAAACGTTCTTCTCCAACTACCTTGCCATTCTCTATTACAATACGTGCAATATGTCTGCTGCTTAACCCCCCTATGAATAGATTGTTTTCCCATTCAGGAATAACAGTTGAATTGTAAAATACCATACCACTTGGTGATAATACCGGATCCCAGTAGTAGACAGGTTGCTCCATTCCTTCTTTTTGGGTAATACCATCACCGATTGTATTCCCGTTGTATTCTATCCCATAGGTTATTGTAGGCCAGCCATAATCTTTTCCTGCCTCAATTAAATTTAATTCATCACCACCTCGAGGCCCCATTTCACTAAGCCAAAGTTCTCCTGTTACAGGATGAATATCTAATCCTTGTGGGTTCCTATGTCCATAACTATATATTTCTGGAAGAGCACCTGCTTTGTTAATAAATGGATTTCCCGGTACAGCCTTACCTTCAGGAGTAATGTGTATCACCTTTCCATGAGCTGTCTCAAGCTTTTGAGCATTGTATCGTGTTTCAAGACTTGATCTTTCCCCTGTTGTAATGAATATATTACCACTTTTATCAAAAACAATTCTACTTCCGAAATGCATACTATTATCGAAATAAGGTATAGCACGGTATATTATTTGAAAGTTTTCTATATTTGTTTCATCATCTGACAACCTACCTTTTCCAACAGCTGTTAAAGAACCCTTAGGTGTTCTTTCTGCAAATGTAAAGTAGAGCAATCTGCTGGTTGTGAAATCGGGTGCTGGTGCTACATCTAATAATCCTCCCTGATTTCTGTCATCTACTTCAGGGAAACCATATATTTTCCCACTAACAGATCCATCAGTAGTTGCTATGCGCAATGATCCCCCTTTTTCTGTTATAACCAGACGACCATCTGGTAGAAATACAACAGCCCATGGACTATCAAACTCAGTAGAAATAACTTTTGCTTCGTACGGTGTAATTGTTTTAACACCTGATATTCTTGTTTGTCCAACAAAAGCAGGAGTATAATCAGTATTGGGATTTTGTGTTTCTACAGGAGGAAATTTATTTTCTGGTATTTCCTGTTCATTCTTAGTTTTTTGTTCATCACATGCTGCTGATAAAAAAAGGAAGTACAAAGAAAAAATTGATGTAATTATTAAATGTTTCATATAATATTAATTTTAACTTGAATTTAATATTACAACAAAGTAGAATTATAATAGTTTTAACAAATTGATATTTAACGTGTATGATGATAAAATAAAAACGGGGGATAAAATATTTTATCACCCGTTCGTAATATAATTTTTCTGTAAAATCTACTTTATATCAATCTCAATCCACTCTGATCTGTCAGGAGGAGTAGGAGATTTAATTATTTTGTGTGGAGTTTTTCTTAATTCATCTAATAAAACTTCAACTGCTTTTTCAATAGAAGGATCATTGCCTTTTGCTAATTCTTCAGGTCGATCAACAACTTCAATATCAGGGTATACACCAACACCTTCAATAATCCATTTACCAGTTTCATCATATACACCAAACATTGGTACTGATATATAACCACCATCAACAAGACGAGCATTGCCAGATATTCCTACCAGACCTCCCCAAGTACGTGTCCCAATTAATTTTCCTTCACCTGTTTTACGAAAGAAATATGGGAATGCATCGCCACCTGAAGAGGAATAGCCATTAATAAGCATGGCTTTGGGACCATCATGTGCAATACCAGGTGATTTCATAGGCAACTCAATATTATTTCTATGCCAGTAGACAAGTGTTCTTCTATTAAGAAGATCAATCATTCTGTCAGGAATAAAACCACCACCATTATACCTGTCGTCAATTATGAGAGCTTCTTTATCGTTGTATGTAAGCATACCTCTGAAAAGTTCCATATTACCTTCATAGGAAGTATTAGGAACATGGATGTATCCAATTCTTCCATCAGACATTTTATCAACTAAGTCACGTCTGCTTTTCACCCAATCTAAATATCTTAATTCATGCTCACTGGTGATTGTTTTTACTGCATATGTTTTAGCGTTTGTAACAGATGGTTTTTGGTTAACACTTAGTTCAATATAACTTCCACCTAAATTTTCAAGTAATTCGTAGGGATTTTGGTCAGTAGTTAATTCTATACCATTTATGCTAATAATATAATCACCTTCATTTATAAATATCCCACTTTCCGTAAGAGGAGAACGACGTTCTTCATTCCAATTTTCTCCTTCATAAATTTTCTTTATCCTATAACGTCCTGAGGCAAGATCTGCTTCGAGATCTGCTCCTAATAAACCTCCGTTAATACGTTCAACTTTACCTATATCACCCCAATCTACATATGAATGACCTGTATTGGTTTCACTTACTATTTCATTAAGTATATAGTCCAAGTCGAATCTACTAGGTACATATGGAAGTATTTGATTATATGATTCTTTTATACCTTTCCAATCAACACCATGAAGATTGTCTACATAAAAATAGTCTCTGAATATTCTGAAAGCATCGTTATATATTTGTTCCCATTCTTTTACCGGATCAATCTTCATCATAAGTCTATCAAGATCAAGTTTGCCATTTCCTGCTTTTTGTCCCGGCTGATTTTTTGCAATTGCAAAATTTCCGTTATTTCTATAAATAAAAGATTTTCCATCGGCAGATAATATTGCAAATCCAGCACCCTCTAAAATATCCTCTACTTTCTTTTCTTTTATATTAAATCTAAATATCTTGTTGCCGGAAGAGAATAATAATCCTTCCTCAGACGTACCTATAATATTATAATTTCCAGATGCCATTGGAAGTACTTCTATTCGGTTCTGAATGCCTTCTATATCTATCCTAACCTTTACATCTTTATTGTTTTTTTCTTTAAATTCATTTGCACTAGATACATCTGTTCCATTAGGTTCAACATCCTTTTCATAATAATTTAATCTAGAACCGTCATTAAGAAGTGGAATTGCGTAAATTCTAGTTGCATTGTTATATAGATAATCAAACTCATAACTGCTGAAAGTCAAATTAAAATCACGATTGGATAGAAAAAATAAAAATTTACCATCTGTGCTGAAAAATGGATTACCATCTGAGAAAACCGCATCAGTAATTTGATATTTTTTATCAGTTGATACTTGATATAACCAAAGAGCTGATTGATAGTTAGGCGAAGATTTACTGTATGCTATCCAGTCACCATCTGGAGAAAATGTATAGTCTCTAATTTCCTCCCCTGAAGCTGTATCAATTTTTTTCTCCATTCCTGTTAATACATCAACTAGCCAAAGGGCTAATGTACGATCACTATAAATCAAGTGTGTACTCTTAGGTGACCATTCTGCGCTATTTTTCCAAGCTGAGGAACCTTTTGTTATCTGACGGGGTTTTGCACCTTCCTTATTTTCGAGAAGATAAAGCTCATATTCACCAGTTTCATCAGAGAAAAATGCAATTTGTTTTCCGTCAGGCGACCAAACCGGTGAGATCTCACGAATTCCCTGAGTATTTGTAAGATTTACTATTTCACCTTTTTCTGCAGGTACGCTGAATATATCACCTCTTGCTTCAAATAAGACTCTTTTGGCAGTAGGTGATAAAGAGTATTCTCCTATAAATTCCTTTACATTTTTAAAGTATGGATGTAAATTGGGATTATCAAAATTTATAGACACACTAATTTTTTTTGAATTCCCATTTTCAAGATCAAGTGTATACAGATGACCTCCATTCTCATATACCAGTTTCCCATTACTTCCTGAAGGCCACATAACATCAAACTCTGTATGAGATGTAATTTGAGTACTTTCTCCAGTATTGAGATTGTAGCGGTGTATATTAAGGCGTTTACTCTGATCAGAAGCATAAAAAATATTGTCTCCATACCATATAGGCCATTGATCAGATCCGGTCCAGTTTGTAATCTGCTCGGAAGTATTGTTATCTAAGTTGTAAGTCCATAATTCTGTGGCACGACCACCTTTATATCTTTTCCATGTTCTAAACTCACGGTCAACAGGTGTAAAACATAATTGTGAACCATCAGGTGAGTATGTTGCAAAACCACCATTTACAATTGGCAGAGACTTTTCCATGCCACTTTTAATACTAATAGTATAATATTTTCCATTTCTTTCGCCGAATGTAGTTCTATTAGCTCTAAATAGTATGTTTTCACTATCTGGTGTCCAATCTAATACAACATTATCAAAACCTCCTCTTGGAGGCATTACACCAACAGAATTATAGAATGTAAGCTGTTTGGCTGATCCACCTTCAGAAGGCATAACCCAAATTTGTCTGTTCCCTGAGTATTCTGCTGAAAAGGCTATCCACTTTCCATCAGGTGAAATTTTTGGAAACAATTCAATACCTGGATGCGATGTTAATCTTTTGGCTTCACCACCATTAGAGCTAACACTCCAAATATCACCTGCATATACAAATACTATAAGATCACCATTTATGTCCGGGAAACGCATCATTCGCGCGTCATTCACTGCAGAGGCTTGAATATAAATAAGGCTTGCAATTGTAATTAATAATAGCTTCTTCATTAAATTAAAATTTTATAAACTTCAAATTTACATAATAAAAATGAATATAATAGTTAGCCTAATATTAGTTTTAATAAGA
This window of the Lascolabacillus massiliensis genome carries:
- a CDS encoding VOC family protein encodes the protein MTKLNPYLNFDGTCEEAFNFYKTVFGGEFTYFSKMGEIEGMEASEDDKNLIMHVSLPIGKDVLMGSDAPTNMKSQFKSGNNNYICISPDSKEEADRLFKELSVDGEIEMPMEEMFWGDYFGSFKDKYGVCWMINYYKSE
- a CDS encoding aldo/keto reductase — encoded protein: MDKRQFIKNSIAGAIALGATNKVNSAFTVTDLNSGIINTVPKIKRTLGKTGFNVFPVIYGGIISSRDGQAASNNYVAWALDRGVNYFDVAPSYGDAEEKLGLSLKPHRKDLFLACKTTIRTKKEAEKEFEESLRLLHTDYFDEFQLHSLTTPEDVDKAFDSNGVIEMIEKEKKRGRIRKVGFSAHSQTQALRAMSLYNFDTVMFPINWQMDMLAKWGSGVANDAKQRDMGVIAIKGLIHRKWLNDAERETYPKSWCKPIDVSNPEMGVAALKYTFKAGADVIIPPGDFRNFAFCVDHIEEIINEPLTQKEMTLLDNEFLAVKDYPFFNPQA
- a CDS encoding PQQ-dependent sugar dehydrogenase, giving the protein MKHLIITSIFSLYFLFLSAACDEQKTKNEQEIPENKFPPVETQNPNTDYTPAFVGQTRISGVKTITPYEAKVISTEFDSPWAVVFLPDGRLVITEKGGSLRIATTDGSVSGKIYGFPEVDDRNQGGLLDVAPAPDFTTSRLLYFTFAERTPKGSLTAVGKGRLSDDETNIENFQIIYRAIPYFDNSMHFGSRIVFDKSGNIFITTGERSSLETRYNAQKLETAHGKVIHITPEGKAVPGNPFINKAGALPEIYSYGHRNPQGLDIHPVTGELWLSEMGPRGGDELNLIEAGKDYGWPTITYGIEYNGNTIGDGITQKEGMEQPVYYWDPVLSPSGMVFYNSTVIPEWENNLFIGGLSSRHIARIVIENGKVVGEERLLADEGERFRDVESGSDGALYAVTDSGKLYRIAKTNSNKLLMFSKKSYKYKQHG
- a CDS encoding S41 family peptidase, whose product is MKKLLLITIASLIYIQASAVNDARMMRFPDINGDLIVFVYAGDIWSVSSNGGEAKRLTSHPGIELFPKISPDGKWIAFSAEYSGNRQIWVMPSEGGSAKQLTFYNSVGVMPPRGGFDNVVLDWTPDSENILFRANRTTFGERNGKYYTISIKSGMEKSLPIVNGGFATYSPDGSQLCFTPVDREFRTWKRYKGGRATELWTYNLDNNTSEQITNWTGSDQWPIWYGDNIFYASDQSKRLNIHRYNLNTGESTQITSHTEFDVMWPSGSNGKLVYENGGHLYTLDLENGNSKKISVSINFDNPNLHPYFKNVKEFIGEYSLSPTAKRVLFEARGDIFSVPAEKGEIVNLTNTQGIREISPVWSPDGKQIAFFSDETGEYELYLLENKEGAKPRQITKGSSAWKNSAEWSPKSTHLIYSDRTLALWLVDVLTGMEKKIDTASGEEIRDYTFSPDGDWIAYSKSSPNYQSALWLYQVSTDKKYQITDAVFSDGNPFFSTDGKFLFFLSNRDFNLTFSSYEFDYLYNNATRIYAIPLLNDGSRLNYYEKDVEPNGTDVSSANEFKEKNNKDVKVRIDIEGIQNRIEVLPMASGNYNIIGTSEEGLLFSSGNKIFRFNIKEKKVEDILEGAGFAILSADGKSFIYRNNGNFAIAKNQPGQKAGNGKLDLDRLMMKIDPVKEWEQIYNDAFRIFRDYFYVDNLHGVDWKGIKESYNQILPYVPSRFDLDYILNEIVSETNTGHSYVDWGDIGKVERINGGLLGADLEADLASGRYRIKKIYEGENWNEERRSPLTESGIFINEGDYIISINGIELTTDQNPYELLENLGGSYIELSVNQKPSVTNAKTYAVKTITSEHELRYLDWVKSRRDLVDKMSDGRIGYIHVPNTSYEGNMELFRGMLTYNDKEALIIDDRYNGGGFIPDRMIDLLNRRTLVYWHRNNIELPMKSPGIAHDGPKAMLINGYSSSGGDAFPYFFRKTGEGKLIGTRTWGGLVGISGNARLVDGGYISVPMFGVYDETGKWIIEGVGVYPDIEVVDRPEELAKGNDPSIEKAVEVLLDELRKTPHKIIKSPTPPDRSEWIEIDIK